The Methanobacterium bryantii nucleotide sequence CCTTCGGTTTTTTGAGAGATTTTTACATGTCCATGACCCTGTGCATGAGTTATACTATTATGTTAAATTGTAATTTTTAATTGATTATATGGGATTTATCTTAAAAAAATACGATTTATTTAACCAGACACACGAGTGAAGCGATATTATTTACACAACATTCGGGCATGAGCGATTTTTAATTTATAGTAGTGTTAGTACCATTATTTCAAATATTTCTGGTAAGATGATCTGAATCTATTGAATTAATAATTTTGATTTAAGTAGAAATTCCATGTCTTTAATATTGAAAAATGGAAAACCCGTATGATTTATATGGGGGTTTCCCGTTAATCTTACGAATTCGTGATTTCAAAAACATTTATATGGGATAAAAACATAAGTTGGTTTGTCGGAACTATGTTTCCTTATTCCGGTATGACGAACAACCATCGAAAAATTCACAAAAAGCAAAAAAAAGACAGAAATTATCTTACTTCGGGATTAAAACACAACCATTGAATGATAAATTAAGACTATAGGGACTATATGTGGATGATGTTGGGAATACTTCTTTAAATGTATATTTAAATTAAATAAACATTGTTTATTTGGATAATGGGGATATATTCAATTAAAATTAATTTGTTATGGTTAAATGATCCAATTAATGTTTTTATATCTAATGGAAAATGTGGCAAATTTGTGAATATGCTAATTTAAAATGATTTTACATCATATTGCCAATGTAAAATTATTAATAAGTTCTATAGAAGAGGTATAATTTGTAAAAGCATTGATTAACGAATTTAAGGTATGATTGTATTGTGTTGAAAGAAATCATTGTCATCATACGCTCTAATAAAAATGGGAAGGACTGAAAGTGAAAACATTTATATATTTAGTTGATCATCTTTTTATCATGATTATTCATGTTGATATTGTAACGGTGTTAAGTTATGTTCTCGCAGTAATATCTGCAATTATTGTAGGATTTATACTTAGACTTCCTTTACTTCCTGAAAGGCCAATGAGGGATTCATGGACAATAAGTATAATTTTTCCAACTATCATAATTGCACTGGGATTATCTGCAATGGTTTTTGAGCTGGGATGGAATGGAATGATAGTAGGAATTGTCATAGGAGTACTATCTGCATTAATTTCCAAATATTTACTTGAAAAAATTCTCCCACCACATACAGACCTGATTGGGGGTGAATCTGGTGAATGAGATAATAGGAATTATAATAGCAGCAGTTCTATGCTGGTTTAATTTTGTACTTATAGATACCTGGATGGGCCTTCCTGAAAAACCCGGTGTCAAAGGTGCAGGTGTTATTGGAAGAGATGTAAAAAAAAGAGGTGGAGATCTATCTGGTGGATTCTTCCAAGGAAATATTGTATGCTCTCCTGATGCATCAGCAGGTACACTGTTAAGTGCTATAGCATGTTACCTTATAGGTATTCCTGCAGGTGGATTTGTCGCAGCTTTACTTGTATTTATTGGTAACAGACTCTGTGCAGACCCTGGATACGCGGGTACAACTGGCGCAATTACTATAATGATTATAATGGCTTTAGCTTCATTTATTGGTATCCCTCCAGAGCAATTTATTATAGGTATGTTACTTGCAATTGTTACAATACAAGGACTAGATCACCCAAGAGCATCTAAATTACTTGGTAAAATTGCTAAAAAAATGGGAAGATATACAAACTTAACTTAAAACATCAAACTATAAAATAAATAAACTACAATATATTAAAAAGGTAGATAAAGATGCTAATAGAGATTGCAGGGATTATAATTGTATTTATGGCTTTAAGAACTCTAATTGCCCGAGATAGAAGTGAAAGAATGCTCTATCTAAATGCAATGAGTTTTGGTATATCTGCACTTATTGCCCTTTATATACAGACTCCATTTGGAGCTATAATTGCAATAACTTATTTTGTAGCTTCTACTATAAGTTCGAATGCAATTGCATATTCTATTGGAAGAATACAAGAGGAAATTACTGTTAAATAATTTAAAATCGGTGGAATAATGGCTATCGTAGATTTCATAAATATATCAACAGTATCGGCTGCCGTAGCTTTGATTGGGTCAGCTGGTATAATATTACTCCCAAAGCCTGTTGATAAAGTGATAATGTTTACTCTGCTTCAGGGAGGTTTTATAGGGATGATAGTGGCAGCGAAATACTTGGATGTTGCAGTAGCTGTTGCATTATTCGATCCAATTTCAACAGTTATCCTTTTAATTGGTATTATAAAACTCAATGATGTAAGACGAAAAAAACTAGAAGCCCAGGAGGAATTGAACATTGCTTGATATTTACATATGGTTTTATACAGGCTGTGCATTGGTAATACTGGGCAGTATTGCAACAGTTATTGGTCCTGGGGTTAAAGACCCAATAGTAAGGACATTAAATACAGAAGTAGCTGCAGTAGGAGTTTCAATGATACTTTTAACTTACAATCATACTATAGCACTTCTTACATTTGTTGCAGCAACTGTTATAATGACTATGATTCTTTTGAGGGCGATTGTAAGGCTTGAAGAAATGGGGGCTAAGGTATGAGAAGCATAGGAAGGCTTTTAAATGATCTTGCAAACCCTGATAATATTCCGAGGTTTTTTTCATTAGTGCTGGGAATTGTGCTTATAGTAGGTTTTGTAATGCCATTTGCATTAAATGACCATCAAATTTATCCAAGGCCTGAACCTCAAAGCCAGATTAATTCAGGTGATCCACTGGCACCTTATGACCGTGGCGGTACTGTAATTGCAGATTGGGGCCTTAATGGTAACTTCCTTTTACAGCCAGGTATTGTTAAATCGCAATACCCTCAATTTTCAGTAAACTCAGGTAAAGTAACAGGATACCTGTCTCCAATGGCATTATCAGTTAAAAATACAACATCATACTTTGGTACTTCAATTTATTCCTCTCCTGGTGGATTAATTGATGAAATACTTTACTACTCAAGGGGTTTCGATACAATTCTTGAGTCCAGTATCTTGATGATGGCATTTGTAGTTGCTTCGTTTATAGCACTTCAATTTACAATGAGGAGGGAAGAAGAATGACCGGTGCTGAAGTTTTAGTTCCAAGTGTTGTTTCCCCTTTGGTAGTTTCACTTTACCAACCTGCCATACTGGTTGGTTTATTAACCGGTTTTATAGGCCTTCTTGGAATAGCCTTTAAAAAAGGTGATTTAACTGCCCTTATACTTACAGACATCGTAGGATTTGCAATGTTAATTATAGTTGCAGCAGTTGCAACTGATCTGGCAGAAGCACTTATACTTCCAGGGCTGGTAGTTGAACTTGCTGAAATCCTTGCGATTTCAGAAGTCCTTATGAGCAGAGAAATGAGAAAAACAGGAAAAAGTGTTGATTTGATTCCACTTCCACTTTCACTGGATATGGAAATTTTAGAAACTGCACCTGCTTTCCTTGCAATAATACTTATAGCTTATGGGGCATTTCTAAGTGGATTTACTGGTGGAGCTGTTGCAGGAACCGGAATATTGTTTTACGTCCTTTCCAGAACAATTAGGGGAGTCCCTTCATCTATATGGGAAGGAGTTGCAGGAATATCTGGAGTTGCATGGGTACTCTGGTTAATAGGTTTCCTCATGTTCTTTGTTACCCCTCAATACTGGTTACTCGCTCTATTCCTGTCAGCATTTGGAGTGTTGATAAAGGTAGCATCTAAAGTTGGACTTATAGGTGTTTTGGGTAGAGAAGAATTTAAGAGAGAAAAATAATTATGATTCATACTTAAAATGATTTGGAGCAAATAAAAATGGATATAGCAACATTAGGTGGGCAATTATTTGGTTACATACCTTTAGGAGATATTGTGCTTTACTTTACCCCATTTAATCTGTTCCTATTTGGTGGAGCACTCCTGTTTACATTTCTTATAGCTGTAAGTAATACAGAGACCCAGGTAGAAGCTAGATTTGGTTCTCTTGAAGATAGGGAAGTAAAAGTAGATAAAGATGAATTTAAAGTAAGGAGATTTCTTGCAATAATATGTGGTCTTGCAACTGCAGGTGCCATGATAACAGGAGACCTTTTCAACTTTACATTATTCGTTGCATTAATTGGTATAGTAAATATTGGATTGGTAGGTGCTGTTAAAATGGTGGATGTTTTAGATTCAGCATTCCAGTACGGTATAATTGCCATGATTGCATCCCTTCCTTTATTTGGAGGAGCAGCAACAATTCTAGCTGCAACAGGCACTTTAAGTTTGATAGAAATTTCTCACTTGAGTTTGGTGACACCAATGGTGCAATTTGCATCGGTACTGCTCTTGATGGGTATTGCTGGTGAGACTGGTATAGCTCCATTTTATGCAACAAAAGCTGAAATGTTTAGAACTCCCGGTTCACCGTTTTTAGTTATAATACATTTAAGTTCATTACTTGTAATTGTAAGGGCAATTGAAATATTGCTGCTTATCAACAAACCATTTTAAAAGATTTATCAGGTGAAATAATGAATAAAATGAGTATAATAAGCTCAATAGTATTAATAATTTCTGTAGGGAGTATAATATATGCATTGATATTTAATCCTGCAGATTGGATAGTCTATGGAATTTCAATTATATTTATCCCATTGGGCGTACTCTCATTTGGACTAATAATCATGGCAAAAGCCAGAGAAGAAGAGAAAGAAGATAGAAGGAAGGAACCCTTCATCGGATATTAATAATCAATTTCAATCGGTGATCAGATGAATTTAATGGCAAATATCCTACTAAACGTCCTTATTGCATTCTTAATTGGAAGTTTGCTTCTAGGATTATACAGGAAAGTGGTGGCTAGAGTACAGACTAGGCCTGGCCCTCCAATAATCCAGTACCTTTTACATTTACTTAAATTTTATATTAAAGAATCATCATTTACTAAAACGGCCGCAATGCCTTTTTATCTTGGAATAGCTAGTATTATGATGGTTATATGGATAACTGCAGTAATAGTGGGGCCAGTGGTTCAAGGATCGCTTTTAATCATATTTGCCGTATATGCTCTTCATAAAATAGTGGAACACAATGCCGGATCCTCTTCAGGCTCGCCGTATGGTAAATTAAGCTGTGTTAGGGCAGTATATTCAGCAGCAGCAGAAGTGCCTCTCTTCTCGGTCCTTGTTATTATTTATCTTAAAACAGGATCTATGGGAATTGCAGATATAATAAATTATCAGGCTGTTCACGGACCTTTGCTTTACAGTATACCTCTAGCAGCAGCAATGTTTTTCGTGCTTATAGTATCAAAAGCGCAATATACTCCATTTTCAATAACTAAAGGAAAAGATATAGTATCAGGATATGAAACTGAACACTATGGATTACTACGTGGATATCTAATGATATCTGAGGCTCTTATGTGGTATATGTTACTATGGGTATTTTTAATAGTATTCTTTGGAGTATTAAGTCCTTTATGGCTTATAATAGGAATGGTAATAATGACAGTAGGAATAGCGTTTATAAGTGCTACTACACCACTTTTAAATCCTAACCACTCTGTAGTACTGCAGATAATATTTGCAGCAATAGGAATTATAGGTTCAATATTACTCATGAATGTGATTTAGTTAATAAATAAAATATTTTCATAGGAGAATAAAAAAAATGATGAAAGAACAGGATACGCTCTTCTTAATGGCTCTTGTTGGAGTGGGGGCCATAATAATGAGTACACTTGCTGTATTTGAACAGTGGGTTATCGTAGCGCCTTTAACAATTGCTGTAGTCATTCTGGCATTTCTTCTTCTATACCAGAATAGACACAAATTTGCTCATCTTGCAGAGTCTATTGAAAAAGGAGCTTTTATTGTAGCCCTTATATTGTTTATATTATCATTTATATACCTTTATAAACCTGCCTGACTGGTGATATCATGGATTTAATAATTTATCTTGCATATATACTTTCATTTGTAATTGGGATGATTATAGGGCTTTTACTTAGTTATAAAAAGTATACTGAACCTTTCGTTAGCAAAAATATTGATCTGGTGGCCCTTGTAATTTCAATTATAGGATGGATATTGTTCTTAAATAGTCAATTTATTACGCTAATTCCACAATATATTTCGATTACAGTAGGTCTGTTCTTTGTGGCTACTGTACTTGGAATGAGACCTGGATATGGAAGATATGAATTAGCAATTGGATTTATAGTATCGGGCCTAATTTGGCTTGTAGGGATGGTTCTTTTATGAATAGTGATATAAAAGAAAAAAGTGAATCATTAATGGAACTGATGAAAGGGAGAATATTAAACAGTTACAAATGGCAGGAAGATATAATAAAGCCATTTTCAAAGGAAATGGGTATTACTCCCAAAGAATTAGAAAAAATTTTAATGAGGCGATTAGACATGTCAAGCCTTGAAGCTTTACATCCGCGCTTTGAATCGTCTAGATATAGTTGTATACTTAATAAAATACATTCAGACCTGCAAATTTGCTGGCTTTCTGATGTAATGGAGATCATATCAAAGGAAGACGCTGATGCAATAAAAGATAAAATTGCAAAAGAAGTTATTAATGGTAAATCTTATGAAGATGCCATAGTTGATGGTAAAAAAGAATTGATTGAATATCTTATGAGGTAAAGAAATGTTAGATGCGCTTAAAGATATCGTAAGGAAAAGCTCTATTCATGCCTGTCTTATAAATACTGGGGGATGTAATGGGTGTGATATTGAAGTAGTTGCCCTTTTATCTCCTCGCTATGATTTAGAACAGTATGGGATTTATTTCCATAATAATCCAAGAGAAGCTGATGTAATTTTAGTTACAGGACCAGTAGCGGAGCAGTGGAAAGAAAATCTACAAAGACTTTATGCTAAAGCTCCAAACCCTAAGATAGTGGTTGCAATTGGAGCATGCCCACTTTCAGGAAACGTTTATAATCAGGAAGGTAGTGCAATATACCCTCCGCTTCACGATTTTATTCCAGTGGATGCATCAGTTCCAGGATGCCCACCAAGACCAACAGAAATATTAAAGGCCCTTCTGGCAGTTGGTCCCGATGCAATAGCAGCCAAAGGGAGGCAAAGTAAATGATAGTTCCTATAGGACCACTTCACCCTGCACTTAAAGAACCTCTGCGTTTAAAACTCCACACAAAAGGAGAACGGGTTATAGGTGCTGAAATAGACTACGGTTATGTTTACAGAGGTATTGAAAAGATAATGGAAGGAAAAACCTGGCAAAAATGTGTTTATTTATCAGAAAGGGTTTGTGGAATATGTTCATATGTACATACAATGACATTCACTGAAACATTTGAAAAAATTGCAGGTGAAGAACCGCCACTGCGTGCCCAATTTTTAAGGGTTATTGCCAATGAACTGGACAGAATACAGAGCCATTTACTGGCAAATTCAACATATTTTAATACAATTGAACATGAAACATTATTTATGTACATGCTGTCCATGAGAGAACTGATTATGGATGCTATTGAACTTTTAGCAGGTAATCGTGTCCATATGGCATGGAATGTAGTTGGTGGAGTAAGGTTAGATGTCAAAGAAGTCCATCTAAAAAGTATTCTGGATCTTTTAGATAAGTTTGAGTCACAATATGCTAAGTATCCTCAAATGTTTGAACATGGTCCTTTATTAGGTCTCCGATCAAGGGATGTTGGCGTTATTTCTAAAGAAGATTCACTTAAAGCCAGAACAGTAGGACCAATTGGCAGGGCATCATCTATAAAAGTTGACTGGAGAACAGATAAACCTGTATACAAAGACCATTTAGATTTCAATGTTGTCTGGCGTGATGAAGGAGATAATTTCGCAAGAAACATGAACAGATTTGATGAAGTTACAGAATCATTACGGCTTATACGACTGGCTATAGAGAACCTGCCTGAAGGTAAAGTACGAAAAAAAATAGACATACCTGCAGGATATGCTGATAACAGGAACGAGGCTCCAAGGGGCGAAGTGGCATACATGATAGAAACTAATGGTAATCTAATAAAGAACATTTCCATAAGGACTCCAAGTATAATGAACATCGATGCATGCGCTAGATACATGCTTAAAGATGTTGCAACAGTTGCAGACGCTGTTGCGACTTATGCAAGTGTAGATCCATGTGTCGCATGTACAGAAAGAGTTACGGTAATAAATGAAGAATCAGGTAAAGTTACAGAATTTGATGGAATACAGAATGTTAATTCAATTAAGTTGAAGTGATAGTGTTTGATCAACCTTTAAGAAAGGTTGATTCGGAATGTTAATTCAATTAAGTTGAAGTAATTAATCGATGTTAATTCACAATTAATTTAAAATAAAAGATGGTGTTTTATGTCTTCAGTAATATGGTATTTATACGAATTTGCAAGAAAAGGATGGGTTGAAAACTTTGTAGGGGCTGCAACAAACAGGGAAACTGTGGAAACACCTGATAGGTTTAGAGACTTTCCTGAAGTTATAAGGGAATTGTGTATTGCCTGCGGGGCATGTACGGCAGCATGTCCATCTCCAGCTGCTATAAAACTTGTAAGAACAAAAGACAAGGATGAAGAGAATGGGGAAGGTATAACCTATCCTGTTATAAATACAGACGCGTGTATTAGATGTGGTTTCTGTGCAGAAGTATGTCCCACAGATCCTAAAACACTCAGAACTGGTGAAAGTCATTTAATCCGTGAAGAATTCACAATACTGCCTGCAGAGAAGATGTTTGTTATTGATGATTATCTCTGCATCAGGTGCAAAAAGTGTATGAAAGCCTGCAAAGTTGAAGGTGCCATTATTGAAGAAGACAATAAGATCATGATAGATCAATCCAAATGTGTAGCATGTGGCGACTGTGCCAAAACATGCCCAGTAAAAGGTTCCATTAAGGGGATATACATTTCTGATGTTGAAGGTCAAAAAGATGTAATTAATATGGTGGTACAGACCCTTGAAAATTTAATAGAGTCTAAACAGGATGAACTTAAAGATCTTCCAGCTGAAAAAGCAGTGACCTTTGAGGTTCCATTTGAGGATATTCTGGAAAAAGCTCGTGAAATAATGCCTGATGAAGAGCGTATAAGGGATCTGGTTGAGAAAGTGACTGATAGATTAAAACTTAGAGTCATTACCTGGGACGATTCAAAATGTAAACAATGTAAGCTATGTATTGATGAATGTCCTACTGGTGCTATAACTTATGATAAAGAAAAAGGTGTTGTTAGAGATTCTGATAAATGTCTGAGATGCACCACATGTTATCAAACATGTCCATTTGGTGTTGCAGGCTTTTATGTTGCAAGATTTTTACTTACGCAGAGTGAAGTGAAAGGTGATGAAATCCTTGTAACTGTAAAACCAGCATTATTACCCGTGGGGGAATGATAAAATTCCTGAAACTAAAACTGATAGAAAACCTTCTAAACCACTTCGTGAGGTGGAAGTGGCCTATGAAATAGATTCATCTAAATGTGAACAATGTGTAGATAAGCCATGCCTTCAAGCCTGTCCTGTAGAGGCAGTTCATGAAGTACCTCCAGATAAACACATAGAAATTGATGATAAATGTTTTGGATGTGTACTTTGTAGAGAAGCATGTCCATTTGATGCTATAAAGATGGAAACTACATTAGCAGATGCTGTAAGAGAAAATGTTCCTAACATTAACCCTAAATTATGCAGGAGATGTGGAGCATGTGTAAATGCATGCAGAACTGGAGCAATTCAGCTTATATCTTCAGGTAGAGAAGAAGCTCACAGCGTAATTGATGAAGAAAAATGCGTTAAGTGTGGTTACTGTTCCAGAGTATGCCCTACAGAAGCCATAAAATATGGTGAAATTTTACCAAGGTCTGTAGCAGGTGGAAAAGGAGTAGTTGTAAATGAAAAGCAGTGTATTGGATGTATGACATGTACAAGGGTTTGTCCGTCTAAAGGAGCTATAAATGTAGGTAAAATAAGTAAATTACCTTATATAAATCCTGCATATTGTGCAAGATGTGAAGAGTGTATGGATGTATGCCCGTCAACTGCAATTAGGTATTCTTCAAGAAAAAAGGCTTACGAAAAATTCGGTAAAATCAAAACAATGGAAATAGTTTCTGAACTTCTTGAAAAAGAAACAGCTAAACTTGCAAGGGATGCAGGTAAAGTAGATACTATCTTAAATAAAATTTCAAGGGATGTCAGCTTTGAACATACTGAAGATGAATTTGAAATTGATATAACCGATAAGTTAAAGGATGAAATCAGTGCTGCTATGGATGGTGCCCTCGAAATTGAGGATATAAAGGATGTAATTGAAAGCACAGTTCCAAAAAGGAATATAGCAGTGGTTGAAGAAAGCTGTATAGGATGTGGAGCGTGTATTGGTGTCTGTCCAGTTGAAGCAATGGAGCTTGAAATGCCTTCACCGGTTCATGTTGGTGAAGAGT carries:
- a CDS encoding EhaE family protein yields the protein MLDIYIWFYTGCALVILGSIATVIGPGVKDPIVRTLNTEVAAVGVSMILLTYNHTIALLTFVAATVIMTMILLRAIVRLEEMGAKV
- a CDS encoding 4Fe-4S binding protein gives rise to the protein MSSVIWYLYEFARKGWVENFVGAATNRETVETPDRFRDFPEVIRELCIACGACTAACPSPAAIKLVRTKDKDEENGEGITYPVINTDACIRCGFCAEVCPTDPKTLRTGESHLIREEFTILPAEKMFVIDDYLCIRCKKCMKACKVEGAIIEEDNKIMIDQSKCVACGDCAKTCPVKGSIKGIYISDVEGQKDVINMVVQTLENLIESKQDELKDLPAEKAVTFEVPFEDILEKAREIMPDEERIRDLVEKVTDRLKLRVITWDDSKCKQCKLCIDECPTGAITYDKEKGVVRDSDKCLRCTTCYQTCPFGVAGFYVARFLLTQSEVKGDEILVTVKPALLPVGE
- a CDS encoding EhaF family protein; this translates as MRSIGRLLNDLANPDNIPRFFSLVLGIVLIVGFVMPFALNDHQIYPRPEPQSQINSGDPLAPYDRGGTVIADWGLNGNFLLQPGIVKSQYPQFSVNSGKVTGYLSPMALSVKNTTSYFGTSIYSSPGGLIDEILYYSRGFDTILESSILMMAFVVASFIALQFTMRREEE
- a CDS encoding membrane protein, which encodes MDIATLGGQLFGYIPLGDIVLYFTPFNLFLFGGALLFTFLIAVSNTETQVEARFGSLEDREVKVDKDEFKVRRFLAIICGLATAGAMITGDLFNFTLFVALIGIVNIGLVGAVKMVDVLDSAFQYGIIAMIASLPLFGGAATILAATGTLSLIEISHLSLVTPMVQFASVLLLMGIAGETGIAPFYATKAEMFRTPGSPFLVIIHLSSLLVIVRAIEILLLINKPF
- a CDS encoding EhaG family protein, producing the protein MTGAEVLVPSVVSPLVVSLYQPAILVGLLTGFIGLLGIAFKKGDLTALILTDIVGFAMLIIVAAVATDLAEALILPGLVVELAEILAISEVLMSREMRKTGKSVDLIPLPLSLDMEILETAPAFLAIILIAYGAFLSGFTGGAVAGTGILFYVLSRTIRGVPSSIWEGVAGISGVAWVLWLIGFLMFFVTPQYWLLALFLSAFGVLIKVASKVGLIGVLGREEFKREK
- a CDS encoding NADH-quinone oxidoreductase subunit B family protein, producing the protein MLDALKDIVRKSSIHACLINTGGCNGCDIEVVALLSPRYDLEQYGIYFHNNPREADVILVTGPVAEQWKENLQRLYAKAPNPKIVVAIGACPLSGNVYNQEGSAIYPPLHDFIPVDASVPGCPPRPTEILKALLAVGPDAIAAKGRQSK
- a CDS encoding 4Fe-4S binding protein yields the protein MAYEIDSSKCEQCVDKPCLQACPVEAVHEVPPDKHIEIDDKCFGCVLCREACPFDAIKMETTLADAVRENVPNINPKLCRRCGACVNACRTGAIQLISSGREEAHSVIDEEKCVKCGYCSRVCPTEAIKYGEILPRSVAGGKGVVVNEKQCIGCMTCTRVCPSKGAINVGKISKLPYINPAYCARCEECMDVCPSTAIRYSSRKKAYEKFGKIKTMEIVSELLEKETAKLARDAGKVDTILNKISRDVSFEHTEDEFEIDITDKLKDEISAAMDGALEIEDIKDVIESTVPKRNIAVVEESCIGCGACIGVCPVEAMELEMPSPVHVGEECIYCGKCVETCPFGSIVLKEEYFDAHDNKIFFVRKNLEGPRTGEISIDSETCQLCGVCVNKCPKDAMSIKEGKVVVDTEKCIVCDTCEVTCPVGAVKLKAP
- a CDS encoding DUF1959 family protein, which codes for MNSDIKEKSESLMELMKGRILNSYKWQEDIIKPFSKEMGITPKELEKILMRRLDMSSLEALHPRFESSRYSCILNKIHSDLQICWLSDVMEIISKEDADAIKDKIAKEVINGKSYEDAIVDGKKELIEYLMR
- a CDS encoding DUF2108 domain-containing protein, whose protein sequence is MAIVDFINISTVSAAVALIGSAGIILLPKPVDKVIMFTLLQGGFIGMIVAAKYLDVAVAVALFDPISTVILLIGIIKLNDVRRKKLEAQEELNIA
- a CDS encoding energy-converting hydrogenase A subunit A EhaA, whose protein sequence is MKTFIYLVDHLFIMIIHVDIVTVLSYVLAVISAIIVGFILRLPLLPERPMRDSWTISIIFPTIIIALGLSAMVFELGWNGMIVGIVIGVLSALISKYLLEKILPPHTDLIGGESGE
- a CDS encoding hydrogenase → MMKEQDTLFLMALVGVGAIIMSTLAVFEQWVIVAPLTIAVVILAFLLLYQNRHKFAHLAESIEKGAFIVALILFILSFIYLYKPA
- a CDS encoding hydrogenase large subunit — translated: MIVPIGPLHPALKEPLRLKLHTKGERVIGAEIDYGYVYRGIEKIMEGKTWQKCVYLSERVCGICSYVHTMTFTETFEKIAGEEPPLRAQFLRVIANELDRIQSHLLANSTYFNTIEHETLFMYMLSMRELIMDAIELLAGNRVHMAWNVVGGVRLDVKEVHLKSILDLLDKFESQYAKYPQMFEHGPLLGLRSRDVGVISKEDSLKARTVGPIGRASSIKVDWRTDKPVYKDHLDFNVVWRDEGDNFARNMNRFDEVTESLRLIRLAIENLPEGKVRKKIDIPAGYADNRNEAPRGEVAYMIETNGNLIKNISIRTPSIMNIDACARYMLKDVATVADAVATYASVDPCVACTERVTVINEESGKVTEFDGIQNVNSIKLK
- a CDS encoding respiratory chain complex I subunit 1 family protein, with amino-acid sequence MNLMANILLNVLIAFLIGSLLLGLYRKVVARVQTRPGPPIIQYLLHLLKFYIKESSFTKTAAMPFYLGIASIMMVIWITAVIVGPVVQGSLLIIFAVYALHKIVEHNAGSSSGSPYGKLSCVRAVYSAAAEVPLFSVLVIIYLKTGSMGIADIINYQAVHGPLLYSIPLAAAMFFVLIVSKAQYTPFSITKGKDIVSGYETEHYGLLRGYLMISEALMWYMLLWVFLIVFFGVLSPLWLIIGMVIMTVGIAFISATTPLLNPNHSVVLQIIFAAIGIIGSILLMNVI
- a CDS encoding energy-converting hydrogenase subunit EhaL family protein, which codes for MDLIIYLAYILSFVIGMIIGLLLSYKKYTEPFVSKNIDLVALVISIIGWILFLNSQFITLIPQYISITVGLFFVATVLGMRPGYGRYELAIGFIVSGLIWLVGMVLL
- a CDS encoding DUF2109 family protein, with translation MLIEIAGIIIVFMALRTLIARDRSERMLYLNAMSFGISALIALYIQTPFGAIIAITYFVASTISSNAIAYSIGRIQEEITVK